In Gossypium arboreum isolate Shixiya-1 chromosome 5, ASM2569848v2, whole genome shotgun sequence, a single genomic region encodes these proteins:
- the LOC108483023 gene encoding methionine S-methyltransferase-like — translation MAVEEFLKQCQQSGDAAYAAFRSLLERLEDPKTRVDSRVFLSDLYSKVGSSDDCFNKYHFRIQDIQLDQCEGYPGRKKLTMMVIPSIFVPEDWSFTFYEGLNRHPDSIFKDKIVAELGCGNGWISIAIAEKWLPEKVYGLDINPRAVKVSWINLYMNSFDEKGQPIYDVEKKTLLDRVEFHESDLLSYCRERDIQLERIVGCIPQILNPNPEAMSKLITENASEEFLHALSNYCALQGFVEDQFGLGLIARAVEEGIAVIKPTGIMIFNMGGRPGQGVCKRLFERRGFRVTRLWQTKVLQAGDTDISALVEIEKNSPHRFEFFMGLSGDEPICARTAWAYGKAGGRISHGLSVYSCQLRQPNQVKVIFEFLKSGFQEISSSLDLSFEDDLVADEKIPFLAYLASILKENSYFPYELPAGCKRFRNLIAGFMKTYHHIPLTSDNVVIFPSRTVAIENALRLFSPRLAIVDEHLTRNLPRKWLTSLAVETAETGLSDDVLTVIDAPRQSDLMVELIKKLKPQVVVTGIAHFESVTSSAFVQLLDATREIGSRLFLDISDHFDLSSLPVTNGVLKYLSGTPLPSHAAILCGLVKNRVYSDLEVAFVISEDEAILKALSKTVEVLEGNTSLISQYYYGHLFHELLAFQLTDRHSHLQRSEKSKSVEVIGFSTSAISVLNNAELSISGDEDSLIHMDVDQWFLPTPSPVKAAIFESFARQNMGEFEIDVTHSIQQFVRSNYGFPIDSNTVFIYSDCLQALFSKLVLCCIHEGGTMCFPAGSNGNHVSAAKFLKANIVSIPTNSEEGFKLTEKTLNKTLETVKNPWVYISGPTINPTGLIYSNKEMENILTACAKFGARVVIDTSFSGLEFDFDGWGGWNLEGFLPKLSSSGNPAFCVSLLGGLSLKLLSGAVEFGFVALNQPLLIDTFHSYPGLSKPHSTEKYAIKKLLALREQKGGMLDIVKEQIRNLEVRTKRLKEALEKCGWHVLQPSAGVSMMAKPPFLDKTVKLSHSLKDTNSAEKDAAYEVKLNDATIREAIAKTTGLCINSGSWTGIPGYCRFTVALEESEFELALACLDKFKSIIGN, via the exons ATGGCGGTGGAGGAGTTTTTGAAGCAGTGCCAGCAATCGGGTGATGCTGCATACGCTGCCTTCCGATCGCTTCTGGAGAGGCTTGAGGATCCGAAGACGCGCGTCGACTCCCGGGTCTTCCTTTCGGATCTTTATTCCAAGGTCGGATCATCAGATGATTGCTTCAACAAGTACCATTTCCGGATCCAGGACATTCAGTTGGACCAATGTGAAG GCTATCCGGGAAGGAAAAAACTGACAATGATGGTGATTCCGAGCATTTTTGTACCAGAAGACTGGTCATTTACCTTTTATGAAGGACTCAATAGGCATCCAGATTCCATTTTCAAGGACAAGATAGTTGCCGAGCTTGGCTGTGGAAACGGATGGATATCTATAGCCATTGCTGAGAAATGGTTGCCTGAAAAG GTCTATGGCCTTGATATAAATCCACGAGCAGTGAAGGTTTCTTGGATAAACTTGTACATGAACTCTTTTGATGAGAAAGGCCAACCAATTTATGACGTAGAAAAGAAAACCTTACTTGATAGGGTGGAGTTTCATGAATCTGACCTGCTATCTTATTGTAGGGAACGTGATATTCAACTTGAACGGATAGTTGGATGCATACCTCAG ATTCTTAATCCAAACCCAGAGGCAATGTCAAAACTAATCACTGAAAATGCAAGCGAGGAATTTCTACACGCCTTGAGTAATTATTGTGCACTTCAG GGATTTGTTGAGGATCAATTTGGCTTAGGTCTGATTGCCAGGGCAGTTGAGGAAGGAATAGCTGTCATTAAACCCACAGGGATTATGATCTTCAATATGGGAGGCCGTCCGGGACAAGGTGTCTGCAAACGCCTGTTTGAAAGACGTGGTTTCCGTGTTACCAGGCTTTGGCAAACCAAAGTTCTTCAG GCTGGGGACACAGATATTTCAGCTTTAGTAGAAATTGAGAAGAATAGTCCACACCGTTTTGAGTTCTTTATGGGGCTTTCAGGAGATGAGCCTATTTGTGCTCGAACAGCATGGGCCTATGGAAAGGCTGGTGGCCGTATCTCTCATGGATTATCAGTTTACAGTTGTCAACTTCGTCAACCAAACCAG GTCAAAGTAATATTTGAATTTCTTAAAAGTGGCTTCCAAGAGATCAGTAGCTCTTTAGATTTATCTTTTGAAGATGATTTAGTTGCAGATGAGAAGATTCCATTCCTAGCTTATCTAGCCAGTATtttgaaagagaattcgtacTTCCCATATGAGCTACCAGCTGGATGTAAAAGATTTCGCAATCTAATTGCTGGGTTTATGAAAACGTACCACCATATTCCGCTTACTTCTGAT AATGTTGTCATCTTTCCTTCGAGGACTGTGGCAATTGAGAATGCTCTTCGGCTGTTCTCCCCCCGTCTTGCCATTGTTGATGAGCATCTGACCCGAAACTTACCCAGGAAATGGTTAACATCTTTGGCAGTTGAG ACTGCAGAAACTGGCTTGTCAGACGATGTTCTTACCGTCATTGATGCACCGCGCCAGTCAGATTTGATGGTAGAGCTGATAAAAAAGCTGAAGCCACAGGTTGTGGTTACCGGGATAGCTCATTTTGAGTCGGTTACTAGTTCAGCGTTTGTGCAATTATTAGATGCCACCAGAGAAATTGGGTCTCGTCTTTTCTTAGACATATCTGACCACTTTGATTTATCAAGCCTTCCAGTTACCAATGGGGTACTGAAATATCTATCAGGAACTCCTCTGCCATCACATGCAGCGATCCTTTGTGGCTTGGTAAAAAATCGG GTCTATTCAGATTTAGAAGTTGCCTTTGTGATATCAGAAGATGAGGCTATCTTAAAAGCCTTGTCAAAAACTGTCGAAGTACTTGAAGGGAATACTTCATTGATTAGCCAATACTACTATGGACATCTGTTTCACGAGCTTCTAGCCTTTCAACTGACAGACAGGCATTCACATTTACAG AGATCTGAAAAGTCCAAATCAGTTGAGGTGATTGGTTTCTCTACGTCAGCAATCTCAGTCCTTAATAATGCTGAATTGTCCATTTCTGGTGACGAGGACTCTCTTATACATATGGATGTCGATCAATGGTTCTTGCCAACGCCTTCTCCAGTTAAGGCTGCTATCTTTGAAAGTTTTGCACGACAAAATATGGGGGAGTTTGAAATTGATGTTACTCACAGTATACAGCAATTTGTTAGGAGCAACTATGGGTTCCCAATTGATAGCAACACAGTTTTTATATATTCAGACTGCTTGCAAGCTCTTTTTAGTAAGCTGGTCCTTTGCTGCATTCATGAAGGTGGAACTATGTGCTTTCCAGCTGGTTCAAATGGTAATCATGTTTCTGCTGCCAAATTTTTGAAAGCGAACATTGTAAGCATCCCTACAAATTCTGAAGAAGGATTCAAGCTGACAGAGAAAACACTCAACAAAACACTCGAGACTGTGAAAAACCCATGGGTATATATCTCTGGTCCAACAATCAACCCAACCGGTTTGATTTATAGCAACAAAGAGATGGAGAACATTTTAACTGCATGTGCGAAATTCGGGGCAAGAGTGGTAATAGATACTTCATTCTCAGGACTGGAATTTGACTTTGATGGTTGGGGTGGATGGAATTTGGAGGGATTTTTGCCGAAGCTATCTTCCTCTGGCAACCCTGCTTTCTGTGTTTCTTTACTTGGAGGACTGTCTCTGAAACTGCTTAGTGGAGCAGTAGAATTTGGGTTTGTGGCTCTAAACCAACCACTTTTAATTGACACATTTCATAGCTATCCAGGCTTAAGCAAACCTCATAGCACAGAGAAATATGCAATCAAGAAGTTGCTGGCTCTGAGAGAGCAGAAAGGAGGCATGTTGGATATTGTCAAAGAACAAATTAGAAATTTGGAAGTCAGAACTAAGCGTTTGAAAGAG GCCCTTGAAAAATGTGGATGGCATGTGCTTCAACCCTCTGCTGGTGTTTCAATGATGGCAAAGCCCCCTTTCCTCGACAAGACTGTGAAGCTGAGCCATTCACTTAAGGACACTAATAGTGCTGAAAAGGATGCTGCCTATGAAGTTAAGCTCAATGATGCAACCATCAGGGAAGCCATTGCCAAGACCACAGGCTTGTGCATCAACAGTGGCTCATGGACTGGAATTCCTGGCTACTGCCGCTTCACTGTTGCCTTGGAAGAGAGTGAATTTGAGCTAGCATTGGCTTGCTTAGACAAATTTAAAAGCATAATTGGTAACTGA
- the LOC108483089 gene encoding uncharacterized protein LOC108483089 gives MEEFEKPPVSMEEDTEMEESDAIENPKASQKSSSDSESSDSEEEADQNEQLLALEYELSTNPSNYDAHVQYIKLLRRSAEIEKLREARENMNTLFPLSPEMWMEWAKDEASLSNDSNFESVEKLYERGISEYLSIPLWCEYLNYVQEHDPKVRDCLADGISKARNLFERAVTAAALHVSQGSQIWDAYIQYEQAILLTIDQSDIQAKEKQVQRIRSIFHRYLSIPLASLKSTLLAYKAWEVEQGNSLDAEPGDVLGISSHVASAYQKAEEMYNAHVHHEEQITRQDISESERFQHYMSYLDFEKSFGDPARVQILYERAITDFPVSNDLWLHYTHYLDKTLKVGNVVKDVYSRATRNCPWVGELWVRYLLCLERGLACEKEISAAFEKSLKCTFSTLEEYLDLFLTRVDGLRRRISSAGGDGVLNYSMIRESFQQAADYLSPHMKNTDGLLHLHAYWARLELKLGNDLIAARGVWESLLKTCGSVLEAWKSYIAMEIELDHINEARAIYKRCYSKRFSGTGSEDICHSWLRFEREFGTLEDLNHAVQKVTPRLEELQLFRLQQESKSFTGATDQREETLKNTSRERRKSGSSAIDEQPPAKWQKYTSQNKKLHKKENTQGLNLAEANDGEEKEGKVEKKVNEKQMKDTKNTTSRLYKDQCTAFVSNLNITAKDEDLHQFFSDVGGVTAIRILHDKFTGKSRGLAYVDFKDDVHLAAAVAKNKQMFLGKKLSVARSNPKQGKRESLAHTAPGEEASNQSGGHGRSVSKESGEDSKGSRGRKRVENIQLKGKNTFAVPRNVKPLGWTNKPGTREEEDEKPKSNDEFRKMFMKT, from the exons atggAGGAGTTTGAGAAACCACCAGTTTCCATGGAAGAAGACACTGAAATGGAGGAGAGCGATGCTATTGAAAACCCTAAAGCCAGTCAGAAATCCAGCAGCGATTCGGAGTCAAGCGATTCAGAAGAGGAAGCAGATCAGAATGAACAGCTCTTAGCCCTAGAATACGAGCTCTCCACCAATCCTTCCAACTACGATGCACATGTTCAG TACATAAAGCTTTTGAGGAGAAGTGCTGAAATAGAGAAACTAAGAGAAGCAAGGGAAAACATGAATACGCTGTTTCCATTGAGTCCTGAAATGTGGATGGAATGGGCCAAAGACGAAGCTTCTCTTTCTAATGATTCCAATTTCGAGTCAGTCGAGAAGCTTTACGAGAGAGGCATCTCTGAGTATCTGTCTATCCCGCTTTGGTGTGAGTACCTAAATTATGTGCAAGAACACGATCCAAAAGTGCGTGATTGTTTAGCTGATGGAATTTCGAAGGCAAGAAATCTGTTTGAGCGAGCTGTTACTGCCGCTGCTCTTCATGTTTCTCAAGGATCTCAAATATGGGATGCATATATCCAATACGAGCAAGCTATTTTACTAACGATTGACCAATCTGACATCCAG GCTAAAGAGAAACAGGTCCAGCGCATACGGAGTATATTCCATCGATACTTGTCTATTCCCCTTGCTAGCTTGAAGTCTACTCTTCTAGCCTACAAGGCATGGGAGGTGGAGCAAGGAAATTCTCTTGATGCTGAACCTGGCGATGTTTTAGGGATTTCTTCCCATGTTGCTTCGGCTTACCAGAAGGCAGAGGAGATGTACAATGCCCATGTACATCATGAAGAACAGATTACTAGACAGGATATATCTGAGTCTGAAAGGTTTCAACATTACATG AGCTacttggattttgaaaaatcTTTCGGTGATCCAGCCCGAGTTCAAATTCTGTATGAACGTGCCATAACTGACTTTCCTGTATCAAATGATCTCTGGCTTCACTATACTCACTATCTTGATAAAACCTTGAAG GTGGGAAATGTTGTGAAGGATGTTTATTCGAGGGCTACAAGAAACTGTCCCTGGGTTGGAGAACTTTGGGTTCGCTATTTGCTGTGTCTGGAGCGTGGCCTTGCTTGTGAGAAAGAGATATCTGCT GCCTTTGAGAAGTCCCTTAAATGCACATTTTCAACCCTTGAGGAg TACCTCGATTTGTTCCTCACCCGAGTAGATGGCTTGAGACGTAGAATTTCATCAGCTGGTGGAGATGGTGTGTTGAACTATTCAATGATTAGGGAATCTTTTCAG CAAGCAGCGGATTACTTATCACCACACATGAAGAACACTGATGGTTTACTGCATTTGCATGCCTATTGGGCCCGTTTAGAGCTGAAATTGGGCAATGATTTAATTGCAGCTCGTGGTGTTTGGGAGAGCTTGCTTAAAACTTG TGGTTCAGTGTTGGAAGCATGGAAAAGTTATATAGcaatggaaattgaattagatcaTATAAATGAAGCCAGGGCCATATATAAGAGATGCTACAGCAAAAGATTTAGTGGAACGGGTTCAGAG GACATCTGCCATTCTTGGTTGCGCTTTGAGAGGGAATTCGGAACACTGGAAGACCTCAACCATGCTGTGCAAAAG GTTACTCCTCGTCTTGAGGAGCTGCAATTATTTAGGTTACAACAGGAATCTAAATCTTTCACTGGAGCAACAGATCAAAGAGAGGAGACCCTTAAGAACACATCTCGTGAGAGGAGGAAATCAGGTTCAAGTGCAATTGATGAGCAGCCTCCAGCTAAGTGGCAAAAATATACTTCTCAAAATAAGAAATTGCACAAGAAAGAGAACACACAAGGGCTGAACTTAGCTGAAGCAAACGATGGGGAAGAGAAAGAAGGCAAGGTTGAGAAAAAGGTAAATGAGAAACAGATGAAAGACACTAAGAATACTACATCAAGATTATATAAAGATCAGTGCACTGCATTTGTATCAAATCTTAACATTACG GCAAAAGACGAAGATCTCCATCAATTCTTCAGTGATGTTGGGGGGGTCACTGCAATTCGAATTCTGCATGACAAGTTCACTGGAAAATCAAGG GGACTGGCATATGTGGATTTTAAGGATGATGTACACCTTGCTGCAGCTGTAGCGAAGAATAAGCAAATGTTTCTTGGAAAGAAGTTGAGTGTTGCACGGTCAAATCCAAAGCAAGGCAAGAGAGAATCCCTTGCTCATACTGCACCTGGTG AAGAAGCTAGTAATCAAAGTGGAGGCCATGGGAGATCTGTATCTAAAGAATCTGGTGAAGATTCAAAGGGATCTAGAGGTCGTAAGCGCGTTGAGAACATCCAGCTCAAAGGGAAGAACACATTTGCAGTGCCAAGAAATGTTAAACCACTTGGATGGACTAACAAACCTGGAACCCGGGAAGAGGAAGATGAGAAGCCAAAATCAAATGATGAGTTCAGAAAAATGTTTATGAAAACCTGA